One Paraburkholderia aromaticivorans genomic region harbors:
- a CDS encoding arabinose ABC transporter substrate-binding protein has protein sequence MKRRIFLTLAAAATGVLFNAPVAQAADPVKIGFLVKQPEEPWFQDEWKFAEIAAKEKGFTLVKIGAPSGEKVMSAIDNLSAQKAQGFVICTPDVKLGPGIVAKAKADGLKMMTVDDRLVDGAGKPIASVPHMGISAYNIGKQVGDGLAAEIKKRGWDMKDVGAIDVTYEQLPTAHDRTSGATDALIAAGFPKANIIAAPQAKTDTENAFNAANIALTKNPNFKHWVAYALNDEGVLGAVRAAEGRGFKADNMIGIGIGGSESALNEFKKPSPTGFYGTVIISPKRHGEETSTLMYDWITQGKAPPALTLTSGMLATRDNVADVRQKMGLAAN, from the coding sequence ATGAAACGTAGAATTTTCCTCACGCTGGCAGCAGCGGCGACGGGTGTGCTCTTCAACGCACCGGTCGCGCAAGCCGCCGATCCGGTCAAGATCGGCTTCCTCGTGAAGCAGCCGGAAGAACCGTGGTTCCAGGACGAGTGGAAGTTCGCCGAAATCGCCGCCAAGGAAAAGGGCTTCACGCTGGTGAAGATCGGCGCGCCGTCGGGCGAGAAGGTGATGAGCGCAATCGACAACCTGTCGGCGCAAAAGGCGCAAGGCTTCGTGATCTGCACGCCTGACGTCAAGCTCGGACCGGGCATCGTCGCGAAGGCAAAGGCTGACGGCCTGAAGATGATGACGGTGGACGATCGTCTGGTCGACGGCGCGGGCAAGCCGATCGCATCGGTGCCGCATATGGGCATCTCGGCGTACAACATCGGCAAGCAGGTCGGCGACGGCCTGGCCGCGGAAATCAAGAAACGCGGCTGGGACATGAAGGACGTGGGCGCGATCGACGTGACCTACGAACAACTGCCGACCGCGCATGACCGCACCAGCGGCGCAACCGATGCGCTGATCGCCGCCGGCTTCCCGAAGGCGAACATCATCGCCGCGCCGCAAGCGAAGACCGACACGGAAAACGCGTTCAACGCCGCCAACATCGCGCTGACGAAGAATCCGAATTTCAAGCACTGGGTGGCTTACGCGTTGAACGACGAAGGTGTGCTCGGTGCGGTGCGCGCAGCGGAAGGCCGCGGCTTCAAGGCGGACAACATGATCGGTATCGGCATCGGTGGCTCGGAGTCGGCACTCAACGAGTTCAAGAAGCCGTCGCCGACGGGTTTCTACGGCACGGTCATCATCAGCCCGAAGCGCCACGGCGAAGAAACCTCGACGCTGATGTACGACTGGATCACGCAAGGCAAGGCACCGCCGGCACTGACGCTGACCAGCGGTATGCTGGCCACGCGTGACAACGTCGCCGACGTGCGCCAGAAG
- a CDS encoding SDR family oxidoreductase gives MKRLAGKVALVTGAGRGIGAAIAHAFAREGAAVVLAELDIDTAQQTAEHIKAQTGARVLAVHTDVTQSASVQHAVSEAERAFGALDVLVNNAGINVFCDPLTMTDDDWRRCFAVDLDGVWNGCRAALPGMVERGAGSIVNIASTHSFKIIPGCFPYPVAKHGVIGLTRALGIEYAPRNVRVNAIAPGYIETQLTHDWWNEQADPAAAQQATLDLQPMKRIGRPEEVAMTAVFLASDEAPFINATCITVDGGRSALYHD, from the coding sequence ATGAAACGGCTCGCCGGTAAAGTCGCTCTCGTCACTGGCGCCGGACGCGGCATCGGCGCGGCGATCGCGCATGCGTTCGCACGCGAGGGCGCGGCGGTCGTGCTGGCCGAACTGGATATCGACACGGCGCAGCAGACGGCGGAGCACATCAAGGCGCAGACCGGCGCGCGGGTGCTCGCGGTGCACACGGACGTGACGCAATCCGCGTCGGTTCAGCACGCGGTGAGCGAAGCCGAACGCGCATTCGGCGCGCTCGACGTGTTGGTGAACAACGCCGGCATCAACGTGTTCTGCGACCCGCTCACCATGACCGACGACGACTGGCGCCGCTGCTTCGCGGTCGATCTCGACGGCGTGTGGAACGGTTGCCGCGCGGCGTTGCCGGGCATGGTCGAACGCGGCGCGGGGAGCATCGTGAATATCGCGTCGACGCATTCGTTCAAGATCATTCCGGGCTGTTTTCCGTACCCGGTAGCGAAGCACGGCGTGATCGGCCTGACGCGCGCGCTCGGCATCGAATACGCGCCGCGCAATGTGCGGGTCAACGCGATCGCGCCGGGTTACATCGAAACGCAATTGACGCATGACTGGTGGAACGAACAAGCCGATCCGGCCGCCGCGCAGCAGGCGACGCTCGATCTGCAGCCGATGAAACGCATTGGCCGCCCGGAAGAAGTGGCGATGACGGCGGTGTTTCTCGCTTCGGATGAAGCGCCGTTCATCAACGCCACCTGCATCACCGTGGATGGCGGCCGCTCGGCGCTGTATCACGACTGA
- a CDS encoding 2-dehydro-3-deoxy-6-phosphogalactonate aldolase, producing the protein MQPHINLPAPYMPHAGLIAAFEACPLIAIMRGVTPADAAEHGQALYEAGFRIVEVPLNSPQPFDSIAAIRKVLPADAIVGAGTVLHPSFVNDVKSAGGELIVMPHSDPEVVSAAKAQGMACAPGVATPNEAFIALKNGADVLKMFPAEQLGCQVVKAWRAVIAAEVPLVPVGGVTPDNMGPFLSAGANGFGLGSALYKPGQSAAVTASHAKAFINGLRIARAGVKK; encoded by the coding sequence ATGCAACCTCACATCAATCTGCCCGCTCCGTACATGCCGCACGCGGGTTTGATCGCGGCATTCGAGGCGTGTCCGCTGATCGCGATCATGCGCGGCGTGACGCCCGCCGACGCCGCCGAGCACGGCCAGGCGCTGTACGAAGCCGGCTTCCGGATCGTCGAAGTGCCGCTGAATTCGCCGCAGCCGTTCGACAGCATCGCCGCGATCCGCAAGGTGTTGCCGGCCGATGCGATCGTCGGCGCGGGCACGGTGCTGCACCCGAGTTTCGTCAACGACGTGAAGTCGGCAGGCGGCGAACTGATCGTCATGCCGCATAGCGATCCTGAAGTCGTCAGCGCCGCGAAGGCGCAAGGCATGGCCTGCGCGCCGGGCGTCGCGACACCCAACGAAGCGTTCATTGCGTTGAAGAACGGCGCGGACGTGCTGAAGATGTTCCCCGCCGAACAACTCGGCTGCCAGGTCGTGAAGGCATGGCGCGCGGTGATCGCGGCAGAAGTGCCGCTGGTGCCGGTCGGCGGCGTCACGCCCGACAACATGGGCCCGTTTCTCAGCGCGGGCGCGAACGGCTTCGGCCTCGGCTCGGCGCTGTACAAGCCGGGTCAGAGTGCGGCCGTGACCGCTTCGCACGCGAAGGCGTTCATCAACGGTTTGCGCATCGCCCGCGCGGGTGTGAAGAAATGA
- a CDS encoding 2-dehydro-3-deoxygalactonokinase, which translates to MKRAGSPSQAAGHAAAVAVDASHEHAALIALDWGTTSLRAYLYDASGNVLATRASTAGIMNLPRSAEQGGFDAAFDDACGAWIEHAPTAPVIAAGMVGSAQGWLEAPYVDTPASADALVAGIVRVKAACGVTLHIVPGVLQRGELPNVMRGEETQIFGALGEETNTANTVDSGKRSLIGLPGTHAKWAVVQADRIERFHTFMTGEVFAALREHTILGRTMLTPDLPDTGAFLHGVNIAREKGQAGVLATVFSSRTLGLTGQLSREQQPDYLSGLLIGHELAGLDAVLAQQQSALAGQSLRLIGNEALCERYRLALAQFGCTQAELVKHATERGLWRVASQAGLVKPAAKTARA; encoded by the coding sequence ATGAAGCGAGCGGGTTCTCCCTCCCAGGCAGCCGGCCACGCCGCAGCCGTTGCGGTCGACGCCAGCCATGAGCACGCCGCGCTGATCGCGCTCGACTGGGGCACGACGTCGCTGCGCGCCTATCTGTACGACGCGTCCGGCAACGTGCTGGCGACGCGCGCATCGACGGCGGGCATCATGAATCTGCCGCGCAGCGCCGAACAGGGCGGCTTCGACGCGGCCTTCGACGACGCCTGCGGCGCCTGGATCGAACACGCACCCACAGCGCCGGTGATCGCGGCAGGCATGGTCGGCAGCGCGCAAGGCTGGCTGGAAGCGCCGTATGTGGACACGCCGGCGAGCGCCGATGCGCTGGTGGCCGGCATCGTCCGCGTGAAGGCGGCGTGCGGCGTGACGCTGCATATCGTGCCGGGCGTCCTGCAACGCGGCGAACTGCCCAACGTGATGCGGGGCGAAGAAACGCAGATCTTCGGCGCACTCGGCGAGGAAACGAACACCGCGAACACCGTCGACAGCGGCAAGCGCTCGCTGATCGGCCTCCCCGGCACCCACGCGAAATGGGCGGTGGTGCAGGCGGACCGCATCGAACGTTTTCACACTTTCATGACCGGCGAAGTGTTCGCGGCATTGCGCGAACACACGATTCTCGGCCGCACGATGCTCACGCCCGATCTTCCGGACACCGGCGCGTTCCTGCATGGCGTGAACATCGCCCGGGAAAAAGGCCAGGCAGGTGTGCTCGCGACCGTGTTCAGTTCGCGCACGCTCGGCCTCACCGGACAACTTTCGCGCGAACAACAACCCGACTATCTGTCGGGATTGCTGATCGGACACGAACTGGCCGGTCTCGACGCGGTGCTCGCGCAGCAGCAGAGCGCGCTCGCCGGGCAGAGCCTGCGACTGATCGGCAACGAAGCGCTGTGCGAGCGCTATCGCCTCGCGCTGGCGCAATTCGGCTGCACCCAGGCGGAATTGGTCAAGCACGCTACCGAGCGCGGCCTGTGGCGCGTCGCCTCGCAGGCGGGGCTCGTCAAACCGGCCGCCAAGACGGCGCGTGCCTGA
- a CDS encoding IclR family transcriptional regulator has product MNKAMPTHAASESQADLSPSADHATSATPPRPSAPAAKAARANASIHPAPVDGIALPSTLLDITPQQAGTQTLLRGLAILEAAAAGVRDLRTFGAALGTTRSTTHRLVSSLVQARYLRQVQGGYLLGPKLIELGTIALEQMPLTAVARQHLESLAEQTLDTIHLGVRDGDDVLYIDKIPGTRGLEMRSRVGHRMPLASTGIGKAMMLDLTPDFWQSLFDASRRALASVSFKPDNRPDAQTFMQRMTNYAAGGYTFDLEENEASIRCVAAPVRDASGAVVAALSVASTIPYMSLERMDELIPVVQREARAISEELGWRAPQPATRRIKR; this is encoded by the coding sequence ATGAACAAAGCGATGCCTACTCACGCCGCGAGCGAGTCCCAAGCCGATCTGTCGCCATCAGCCGACCACGCGACCAGCGCCACGCCGCCGCGCCCGTCGGCGCCCGCCGCCAAAGCAGCGCGCGCGAACGCCAGCATCCACCCGGCCCCGGTGGACGGAATCGCGCTACCCAGCACGCTGCTCGACATCACCCCGCAGCAAGCCGGCACCCAAACGCTCCTGCGCGGCCTGGCGATCCTCGAAGCGGCAGCAGCAGGCGTCCGCGACCTGCGCACCTTCGGCGCCGCACTCGGCACGACCCGCAGCACCACGCATCGTCTGGTGAGCAGCCTCGTGCAAGCCCGCTACCTGCGGCAAGTCCAAGGCGGCTACCTGCTCGGCCCGAAGCTGATCGAACTCGGCACCATCGCGCTCGAACAGATGCCGCTCACCGCAGTCGCCCGCCAGCATCTCGAATCGCTCGCGGAACAGACGCTCGACACGATCCACCTCGGCGTGCGCGACGGCGACGACGTCCTGTACATCGACAAAATCCCCGGCACCCGCGGCCTCGAAATGCGCTCGCGCGTTGGCCACCGCATGCCGCTGGCGTCGACGGGGATCGGCAAAGCCATGATGCTCGACCTCACGCCGGACTTCTGGCAGTCGCTTTTCGACGCATCGCGCCGCGCGCTCGCCAGCGTCAGCTTCAAGCCGGATAACCGCCCCGACGCGCAGACCTTCATGCAGCGCATGACCAACTACGCCGCCGGTGGCTACACCTTCGACCTCGAAGAAAACGAAGCGTCGATCCGCTGCGTCGCGGCGCCCGTGCGCGATGCGTCGGGCGCGGTGGTGGCGGCGCTGTCGGTGGCGAGCACGATTCCGTACATGTCGCTCGAACGCATGGACGAACTGATTCCGGTCGTGCAGCGCGAAGCGCGCGCGATCTCGGAAGAACTCGGCTGGCGCGCCCCGCAACCGGCAACCCGCAGGATCAAGCGATGA
- the mtgA gene encoding monofunctional biosynthetic peptidoglycan transglycosylase — MTATRRVSRPGPVRWMVYLGAVVAIAWLATQAFYFAQIAVWNYVNPRSTAFMRSDAWRLSQDRPDLSLQHTWVSYDQISRNLKRAIIASEDANFVNNNGYETDAILQAWERNKAKGKIVRGGSTITQQLARNLFLSREKSYIRKGQELIITWMLETLMDKERIFEIYLNSVEWGNGVYGAEAAAHYYYKTSASKLTAAQSARLAVMLPQPKYFDEHRGSPYLAQRSRVIARRMGAAELPD, encoded by the coding sequence ATGACAGCAACGCGGCGCGTGAGCCGGCCCGGTCCGGTGCGATGGATGGTCTATCTGGGCGCCGTGGTGGCGATTGCGTGGCTGGCGACGCAGGCGTTTTACTTCGCACAGATCGCGGTGTGGAATTACGTCAATCCGCGGAGTACCGCGTTTATGCGGTCGGACGCGTGGCGGTTGTCGCAGGATCGGCCGGATCTTTCGTTGCAGCATACGTGGGTGTCGTATGACCAGATTTCGCGGAATCTGAAGCGGGCGATTATTGCTTCTGAGGATGCGAATTTTGTTAATAACAATGGGTATGAGACTGACGCTATTTTGCAGGCCTGGGAGAGGAATAAGGCTAAGGGCAAGATTGTGCGCGGTGGGTCGACCATTACTCAGCAGTTGGCGCGGAATCTGTTTTTGTCGCGGGAGAAGAGTTATATCCGGAAGGGGCAGGAGCTCATCATTACCTGGATGCTCGAGACCTTGATGGATAAGGAACGGATCTTTGAGATTTATCTCAACTCCGTTGAGTGGGGGAATGGGGTTTATGGGGCTGAGGCGGCGGCTCATTATTATTACAAGACGTCGGCGAGTAAGTTGACTGCTGCGCAGTCGGCTCGTTTGGCCGTTATGCTGCCGCAGCCTAAGTATTTCGATGAGCATCGGGGGTCGCCGTATCTGGCGCAGCGGTCGCGGGTTATTGCTCGGAGGATGGGGGCGGCTGAGTTGCCCGATTAA
- the aroE gene encoding shikimate dehydrogenase yields MSTQDSRDRYAVIGNPVGHSKSPFIHGRFAVQTGEPVEYGHLLAPVDGFVPHVRAFIDAGGRGLNVTVPFKLDAHAFADTLSPRAAAAGAVNTLRIDANGIYGDNTDGFGLVRDIEVNLGVALKGARILLLGAGGAARGVVLPLLDRAPHTLTIVNRTAEKAEALVDQFAQAARDAACHLSGGSARAIEAGTYDVIVNATAGSLDASLPECDDRAFGNGTLAYDMMYGAHPTVFMEHARKLGARGADGLGMLVEQAAESFYVWRGVRPDGAPVLAELRVLLTAPSHA; encoded by the coding sequence ATGAGCACCCAGGATTCACGCGACCGCTATGCGGTCATCGGCAACCCGGTCGGCCACAGCAAGTCGCCGTTCATTCATGGGCGCTTTGCCGTGCAGACCGGCGAGCCCGTCGAGTACGGCCATCTGCTCGCGCCGGTGGATGGGTTCGTGCCGCACGTGCGGGCCTTTATCGATGCCGGCGGGCGCGGGCTGAACGTGACCGTGCCGTTCAAGCTCGACGCGCATGCGTTCGCCGATACGCTCTCGCCGCGTGCGGCGGCGGCGGGCGCGGTGAATACGTTGCGCATCGACGCGAACGGTATTTACGGCGACAACACGGACGGCTTCGGTCTCGTGCGCGACATCGAGGTGAATCTCGGCGTGGCCCTGAAGGGCGCGCGCATTCTGTTGCTGGGCGCGGGCGGTGCCGCGCGCGGCGTGGTGCTGCCGCTGCTGGACCGCGCGCCGCATACGCTGACCATCGTCAATCGCACGGCGGAAAAGGCCGAGGCGCTGGTCGACCAGTTCGCGCAAGCCGCGCGCGATGCCGCTTGCCATCTGAGCGGCGGCAGCGCGCGGGCGATCGAAGCGGGCACGTACGACGTGATCGTCAACGCGACGGCGGGAAGTCTGGACGCGTCGTTGCCCGAGTGCGACGACCGCGCGTTCGGCAACGGCACGCTCGCCTACGACATGATGTACGGCGCGCATCCGACAGTCTTCATGGAGCACGCGCGGAAGCTGGGCGCGCGCGGCGCCGATGGTCTGGGCATGCTGGTCGAGCAGGCAGCCGAATCGTTCTACGTGTGGCGCGGCGTGCGGCCTGACGGCGCGCCGGTGCTGGCCGAATTGCGCGTGCTGTTGACGGCGCCGTCGCACGCCTAA
- a CDS encoding ribonuclease catalytic domain-containing protein: MNVFFEESGSFKAGSVLSRQGDAFQVELPGGRRAKVRAKDVLIEFEKPSAAELMQQADAAAQEIDLDFLWECAPEDEFPFATLGAEYFGESFGSIERAALVLRMHGSPVYFRRKGRGMYQRAPQEQLKMALAGLERKRQQALVQAGYEDELKAGRLPEAFTGSNALGLLTKPDKNTIEYKALEGAAAARGISQARLMLENGAIPSARALHEAKFLSEFFPHGTGFPPVTVGTLPEDLPEANVQAFSIDDITTTEIDDAFSVEHLADGRVRIGVHIAAPALGIQRGDEVDAIARTRLSTVYMPGDKITMLPDSVVEAFTLAEGGLRPALSLYVIINRETQEIVASETRAERVFVKNNLRHNTLDELVTEEALAAGTGDYPHKDDIAVLWPFAQALFEKRQAARAGYGLRREVQRNTDFNFYVEGEHITITPRRRGSPLDTIVAELAILANSSWGGFLHDHGVPGIYRTQRAFGAPTGPKRTRMQTNAAPHEGLGVTQYAWSTSPLRRYVDLVNQWQLIACVQHGVTAKLAAPFKPKDADLFAVVQGFDDTYTAYADHQRRMEYFWCLRWLKQENRKQVVASVVKGDLVRLEEIPLLLHVPGLGVHARGTRLQMEVMSIDELTVEASVRLLHVLDAPTVTSGSEAEEADEGEEEIIDAPDETAEGEAEAQAEAELDGNDAAAPGDAESSDGAGDAATHQHIAEPGR, encoded by the coding sequence GTGAACGTTTTCTTCGAGGAATCGGGCAGTTTCAAGGCAGGCAGCGTGCTGTCGCGCCAGGGCGATGCTTTTCAGGTCGAGTTGCCGGGCGGCCGGCGCGCCAAGGTGCGCGCGAAAGATGTGCTGATCGAATTCGAAAAGCCGAGTGCGGCCGAGCTGATGCAACAGGCCGACGCCGCCGCGCAGGAGATCGATCTGGACTTCCTGTGGGAGTGCGCGCCTGAGGACGAATTTCCGTTCGCGACGCTCGGCGCCGAGTATTTCGGCGAAAGCTTCGGGTCGATCGAGCGCGCCGCGCTGGTGCTGCGCATGCATGGCTCGCCGGTGTACTTCCGCCGCAAAGGCCGTGGCATGTACCAGCGCGCGCCGCAGGAGCAACTGAAGATGGCGCTCGCCGGGCTCGAGCGTAAGCGTCAGCAAGCGCTGGTGCAGGCCGGCTACGAAGACGAGCTGAAAGCCGGCCGTCTGCCGGAAGCCTTCACCGGCAGCAACGCGCTGGGACTGTTGACCAAGCCGGACAAGAACACGATCGAATACAAGGCGCTCGAAGGCGCCGCGGCGGCGCGCGGTATTTCGCAGGCGCGTCTGATGCTGGAGAACGGCGCCATTCCGTCGGCGCGCGCGTTGCACGAAGCGAAATTCCTCTCCGAATTTTTCCCGCACGGCACCGGCTTTCCGCCGGTTACCGTCGGCACCTTGCCGGAGGATTTGCCGGAAGCGAACGTGCAGGCGTTCTCAATCGACGACATCACCACGACTGAAATCGACGATGCCTTCTCCGTCGAGCATCTGGCCGATGGCCGCGTGCGGATCGGCGTGCACATCGCCGCGCCGGCGCTCGGCATTCAGCGTGGCGACGAGGTCGATGCAATCGCGCGCACGCGTCTGTCGACCGTGTATATGCCTGGCGACAAGATCACCATGCTGCCCGACAGCGTCGTCGAAGCGTTCACGCTGGCCGAAGGCGGCTTGCGTCCGGCGCTTTCGCTGTATGTGATCATCAACCGCGAGACGCAGGAGATCGTCGCGAGCGAAACGCGCGCCGAGCGCGTGTTCGTGAAGAACAACCTGCGCCACAACACGCTCGACGAGTTGGTGACCGAAGAGGCGCTCGCCGCCGGCACTGGCGACTATCCGCACAAGGACGACATTGCCGTGCTGTGGCCGTTCGCGCAGGCGCTGTTCGAAAAGCGCCAGGCCGCGCGTGCCGGGTACGGTCTGCGTCGCGAAGTGCAGCGCAACACCGACTTCAACTTCTACGTGGAAGGCGAGCACATCACGATCACGCCGCGCCGGCGCGGTTCGCCGCTCGACACGATCGTTGCTGAACTGGCGATTCTCGCGAACTCGTCGTGGGGCGGATTCCTGCACGACCACGGCGTGCCGGGCATTTATCGCACGCAACGCGCATTCGGCGCGCCGACCGGTCCGAAGCGCACGCGCATGCAGACCAATGCCGCGCCGCACGAAGGCCTCGGCGTCACGCAATACGCGTGGAGCACGTCGCCGCTGCGCCGTTACGTCGACCTGGTGAACCAGTGGCAGTTGATCGCCTGCGTGCAGCATGGCGTGACCGCGAAGCTGGCCGCGCCGTTCAAGCCGAAGGACGCCGATCTGTTCGCCGTCGTGCAAGGTTTCGACGATACGTACACCGCGTATGCCGATCATCAGCGTCGCATGGAGTACTTCTGGTGTCTGCGCTGGCTGAAGCAGGAGAACAGGAAGCAGGTGGTGGCGTCGGTGGTGAAGGGCGATCTGGTGCGCCTCGAAGAGATTCCGCTGCTGCTGCATGTGCCGGGCCTCGGCGTGCACGCGCGTGGCACGCGTTTGCAGATGGAAGTGATGTCGATCGATGAGCTGACCGTCGAAGCGTCCGTGCGTCTCCTGCATGTGCTCGACGCGCCGACCGTGACGAGCGGCAGCGAGGCTGAAGAAGCGGACGAGGGCGAAGAGGAGATAATCGACGCCCCGGACGAGACCGCCGAAGGCGAAGCCGAGGCGCAGGCCGAAGCCGAACTCGACGGCAACGACGCGGCTGCGCCAGGCGACGCCGAAAGCAGCGATGGCGCGGGCGATGCCGCCACGCATCAGCACATTGCGGAGCCGGGACGATGA
- a CDS encoding YqiA/YcfP family alpha/beta fold hydrolase → MILYLHGFRSSPNSFKARVLAARLVDLGRSDEWCCPMLPVSPFETVALAESLVAAAQPANVTLIGSSLGGYFATYLAEKHGWPAVLLNPAVVPQRDLSAYLGEQPLWHGVGSIVVEPHHLDELRALGVASITQPERYYLMAATGDEVLDYREMLAHYPGARTTLIEGSDHAISEFAQYVDDVLAFCDAEDVEPPAPREAA, encoded by the coding sequence GTGATCCTTTATCTGCACGGTTTCCGCTCGTCACCCAATTCGTTCAAGGCGCGCGTGCTGGCGGCGCGGCTCGTCGATCTCGGCCGCAGCGACGAATGGTGCTGTCCGATGTTGCCGGTTTCGCCGTTCGAGACCGTGGCGCTCGCCGAATCGCTGGTGGCCGCGGCCCAGCCGGCAAACGTCACGCTGATTGGTAGTTCGCTCGGCGGCTATTTCGCCACCTATCTGGCCGAGAAGCACGGCTGGCCGGCGGTGCTGCTGAATCCGGCGGTCGTGCCGCAGCGCGATCTGAGCGCCTATCTCGGCGAGCAGCCGTTGTGGCACGGCGTCGGCAGCATCGTCGTCGAGCCGCATCATCTGGATGAGTTGCGCGCGCTCGGCGTCGCCTCGATCACGCAGCCCGAGCGCTATTATTTGATGGCCGCCACCGGCGACGAAGTGCTCGACTATCGCGAAATGCTCGCGCACTATCCCGGCGCACGCACTACGCTGATCGAAGGGAGCGACCACGCAATCAGCGAGTTCGCGCAATACGTCGACGACGTGCTGGCCTTTTGCGACGCCGAAGACGTCGAGCCGCCGGCGCCGCGCGAGGCTGCCTGA
- the mpl gene encoding UDP-N-acetylmuramate:L-alanyl-gamma-D-glutamyl-meso-diaminopimelate ligase translates to MHIHILGICGTFMGGLAVLARGAGHTVTGCDAGVYPPMSTQLEAQGIGLIEGYDADQLNGLNADLFVIGNVVSRGNPLMEAILDRGLPYVSGPQWLGEHVLNGKWVLAVAGTHGKTTTSSMLTWLLEDAGLNPGFLIGGVPLNFGVSARLTDSSFFVIEADEYDTAFFDKRSKFVHYRPKTAVLNNLEFDHADIFPDLAAIETQFHHLIRTVPGIGRVVTNGREDALERVLTRGCWSEVERFGVQGGWETLPAEDGVPVDERFAAYHNSERVGVVEWQVQGEHNRMNALAAIAAARHVGVPPAQAARSLASFRNVKRRMEVRGSVDGVTVYDDFAHHPTAIDTTVAGLRARVGRDNTRILAVLEPRSNTMKLGVMKAQLPASLADADLVFGYGAPAGRDALGWNLGEALAPLGGKAQAFDNLDALVKAVVHAARPGDQILVMSNGGFGGVHHKLLDALSARGAS, encoded by the coding sequence ATGCACATCCACATCCTCGGTATCTGCGGCACGTTCATGGGCGGTCTCGCGGTCCTCGCGCGCGGCGCGGGCCACACCGTGACGGGTTGCGACGCCGGCGTCTATCCGCCCATGAGCACGCAGCTCGAGGCACAAGGCATTGGCCTGATAGAAGGTTACGACGCGGACCAGTTGAACGGCCTGAACGCGGATCTGTTCGTGATCGGCAATGTGGTTTCGCGCGGCAACCCGCTGATGGAAGCCATTCTCGACCGCGGCCTGCCGTATGTCTCCGGCCCACAATGGCTCGGCGAGCATGTGCTGAACGGCAAATGGGTGCTGGCGGTGGCCGGCACGCACGGCAAGACGACCACGAGTTCCATGCTGACGTGGCTGCTCGAAGACGCCGGCCTCAATCCGGGCTTCCTGATCGGCGGCGTGCCGCTGAATTTCGGCGTGTCCGCGCGGCTGACCGATTCCAGCTTCTTCGTGATCGAAGCCGACGAGTACGACACGGCCTTCTTCGACAAGCGTTCGAAGTTCGTCCACTACCGGCCCAAGACCGCGGTTCTGAACAACCTGGAATTCGATCACGCGGACATTTTCCCGGACCTGGCCGCGATCGAAACGCAGTTCCATCATCTGATCCGCACCGTGCCGGGCATCGGCCGCGTGGTCACGAACGGCCGTGAAGACGCGCTCGAGCGCGTGCTGACGCGCGGTTGCTGGAGCGAAGTGGAGCGTTTCGGCGTGCAGGGCGGCTGGGAAACCTTGCCGGCGGAAGACGGCGTGCCGGTCGACGAGCGATTTGCCGCCTATCACAACAGCGAGCGCGTCGGCGTGGTCGAGTGGCAGGTGCAAGGCGAGCACAACCGCATGAACGCGCTGGCCGCGATCGCCGCCGCGCGCCATGTCGGCGTGCCGCCGGCGCAGGCCGCCCGGTCGCTGGCGAGCTTTCGCAACGTCAAGCGGCGCATGGAAGTGCGCGGCAGCGTCGACGGCGTGACCGTCTACGACGACTTCGCGCATCACCCGACCGCTATCGACACGACCGTCGCCGGCCTGCGCGCCCGGGTGGGCCGCGACAACACGCGGATTCTCGCCGTGCTGGAACCGCGCTCGAACACCATGAAGCTTGGCGTAATGAAGGCGCAATTGCCGGCCAGTCTCGCCGACGCCGACCTCGTATTCGGCTACGGCGCGCCAGCCGGCCGTGACGCGCTCGGCTGGAATCTCGGCGAGGCGCTCGCGCCGCTCGGCGGCAAAGCGCAGGCTTTCGACAATCTCGACGCGCTGGTCAAAGCGGTAGTCCACGCAGCGCGCCCCGGCGATCAGATTCTGGTGATGAGCAACGGCGGCTTCGGCGGCGTGCATCACAAACTGCTCGATGCCCTTTCCGCGCGAGGCGCTTCGTGA